TATTCCGCCCGGCAGGCCCAGTACCAACTGCCGGTCCCATTGCGGTCGCGTAGCTCAGCTGGATAGAGCATCTGCCTTCTAAGCAGACGGTCCCAGGTTCGAATCCTGGCGCGATCACTTAAAGCGCAAACCCCGCAACGCAAGTTGCGGGGTTATTGTTTTACTTCGCGTCAAAAGCTCGCTTTTGTAAGCGGAGGAGAACAATAACCCGACATTGCTGACAAGCAATGGGGGTTTGCATTTTCAGGCGGGATTGCCATCAGGATCACGCCGCAGGCGTAATCCTGCCCATCGCACCGGCTGGCCTACAGGATCACACTGGCAAGGATTTTCAAGGGAAGTGCTTAATACCCCGCTAAACATTTTAACCGTCAAAAGACCCTGTACATAAAGGATTCCTTATTTTAGGTTTTCAAATTCATCACCTACCCCCAATGAAAACACACTTAATTCCTCTGATTTTCGGAATATCCCTCCTGTGCGCCTGCAAAAACACCCAATCCGGGGCATCTTCCGGCTACCAGGGCCAGGGGCCCAACCCGGTCGTTTCCACCAAAACCAAACCCGTCCAGAAGCAGTGGCGGGGCACCTGGGCCTTCCAGGACAGTACCGTGTTTTTCAGCAACCAGTTCGACGGGGCCCGCCTCAACGGGGTGGCCCACGACGGCCAGGACCATTATACGCTTTGGATCACGGCAGAAAACACGCCCATCAACCCGAGCCCGTGGTACGGATTCCAGGTCTGGAGCACCACCCCCCGGGAAATCCAATTGCAATTCACCTATGACGGCAGCCGGAGCCGGTATTACCCAAAAATCAGCCGGGACGGAATCAATTTCAAAACCCTGGACAGCACCCGTTTTAAGCTGATCAACCCGGGGGAAGGGGAATTCGGGATCCGTGCGGCCCCGGAACAAATTGAAATCACCCTGCAGGTGGATGAGGAGCCCACCTGGGTCACCGCCCAGGAGCTCTACACCTCGGCCCGTGTGCAGCAATGGGTGGATACCTTGTCCCAAAAACCGTTTGTATCGAATTACGAAATCGGCAAAAGCCGGGAAGGCCGCCCGATGAAGCTGATGGAAGTAAATGAAGGGGATGCCCGAAAGGCCCTGATGATCATCTCCCGCCAGCACCCGCCCGAAGTCACCGGTTTCCTGGCCATGAAATCGTTTATGGAAACCCTGGCAGGCGATTCGGAGCAAGCCCGGGCATTCCGCCGGGAATTCACCGTGTTCAACGTGCCGCTTATGAACCCGGATGGGGTGGACAACGGACACTGGCGCCACAACCTGGGGGGAATCGACCTGAACCGGGACTGGCAGGAATTCAACCAGCCCGAGACGCGGGCCGTCCGGGATTTCCTGCAACGGAAAAGCAGGGAGGGGTACGAATTTGTATTCGGGGCCGATTTCCACTCCACATGGGACGATATTTATTACCCCCTGGATACCTTGGTTACCGGGCAAAAGGGGCGAATTGTCTTTGACTGGATCCAAAGCATCAGCAACCGGCTCCCGCAAAAGCAAACGAATATAAGCGCTTCCGACCAGCTGACCCCCACCATGGTGTCGCGCAACCACTTCTACGCAGCCCACGGCATGCCGGCCATCGTCTTTGAACTCGGGGACAATACCCCCCGGGATTTTCTTAAGGAAAAAGGGAAAGTGGCCGCGGAGGAACTCATGAGGTTATTAATGAAATAAATACGATATGGATGCCATTCGATTCTCGACTACAACTGTGGGCAGCGGAATTATTCGCTATAGGGGCCATCTGCTGGTTGCGGCAACGATATGGATTCTCTCCGGTTGCCAGGACGGCGAGAAAACGCAATCCGGGTCCGGCGAAATCTCGCAAAACATAGCCTCCGAAACTATTGATGCCCGCAAATGGCAATACGTTGAATCCGAAGACGGGAGCCAGCCGGTAGCCCGGCACGAAGCGGCATTTGTAAATGTTGGCAGTAAATTTTACCTGCTCGGCGGGCGTGGAATCCGCCCGGTCAGCATCTACGACACGCAGTCCGGTACCTGGTCAAAAGGGCCGGAGCCCCCCATTGAGCTTCACCACTTCCAACCGGTAGTAGTGGAAGATCGGATCTATATCCTGGGCGCCCTCACAGGCGGATGGCCGGAGGAGACACCCGTGGGGCATATTTACACCTATGATACGGCCACCAATACCTGGCAGCAGGGGGACGCCATACCCGAGGCGAGGCGCCGCGGGTCCACGGGCAACGTATTGTCCGGCAGTAAGATCTATATGCTCTGCGGCATCAAAAACGGGCATATCGGGGACCACAAGGATTGGGCAGACAGTTATGACCTGGAGACCGGATCCTGGGAAGTCCTCTCCGATGCGCCCCGTACGCGCGATCACTTCCAGGCCGTATTGGCCGACGGGTTGATATATGCGGTGGCGGGACGGAATACGGGTTCATCCGAAACCCCCTTTGGCGGAACCATCGGGCCGGTTGACGCCTACCATATCGCCACGGATACCTGGACCACGCTACCCAACCCGATTCCCACGGAGCGGGCCGGTACGGCAGCCACTTTCTGCAACGGCCAGATACTCATTGCCGGAGGGGAGTCACCCGTACAGGAGAAGGCACACTCCGAAGTGGAGGCCCTGGATCCGAAAACCGGAACGTGGCAGGCATGGCCACCTCTCAATGAGGGACGGCACGGCACGGGCCTTGTATCCTTTGACGATTCCCTTTACATCGCATCCGGCTGCGGGAACCGGGGCGGGTCGCCGGAATTGACGACCATGGAGCGATTGGAGAATTGAACAGCCAACGATAATTAGAACATCCAGTTAGTCCTTCCAGCTTCTACAGGGGGATTCAGAAATGGCTGGAGTATAACGGGAATTTGCTATAAACCGATCAAAGACTTACATTTCAATATCCCACAGCGTATAGAGGATCGAAGTGTATGGTACAAAATTACATCAGGCTAATAACATGTTGTTCCCTGTTTTTCCTCGCTGCGGTAGTTTGCGGCCAGGACCAGATTAGTTTTGGAGAACTCACCATCACGGACGGACTTTCCCAGAACTGCGGTATCTCCATTGCGCAGGACAGTACGGGATATCTGTGGATCGCTACCCAGGATGGCCTGAACAAGTACGACGGCAATGAATTTACCGTCTACCCATTTATTTTCGACGATATCACCCGCCCGGGTTACAGCCATTTGGGAAAGGTGTACGTAGACCGGGATAACAACATCTGGTCCATTCCCTCCAGCCGGATTCCCCACCGTTTGGATGTGGCATCCGGTCATTTTGTACCTGTACCGGTTACGCAGCATGCGAGTGTCATATACCAGGACCGTCAGGGGGCATACTGGGTAGGTACGTATTCCGATGGGCTGCTTCATGTACCGCCAGATGGGGACTTCGCCAATGTCCGGCAGGTAATCGACGTGCGGGAAACCATATATGCGCTGGCCGAGAGCGACTCGGAACTCCTGGCGGCAACAGATAACGGCATCCTGGCCATCGACAGCCAAAACAGGAGCGCGCGGGATACCTTGCGGGAAACCCTGGTGGACGGGCCTGTGCAGGCGAGTTTCAGCACCATTGCCATCGACCGGGAGGGACGGCAATGGTTCGGCACGTATGGCCGCGGACTTTATTTCCGAAACGAGGGGGAGACCTTCCTGAGCGATACCGCGGAATTGCCCCTGAGCCTGCCCCTGCCGGCCGACCTGAACATTCTTTCCCTTTTTGTCGATTCGCAGAACCGGCTCTGGATCGGGACCTACGGGAAAGGGCTGTATCTCATTGAACTGGATTCCTACCGAACCCGGCATTTCATGGCAGACAAGTACGACCCCAAGGCGCTGCATTACAACGACATACTGAGTATTTACGAGGATTATACCGGGACGATCTGGTTTGGTACCGATGGGGCAGGCCTGAGTTTCTACGACGAATACCTCGAAAAATTTAATTCCATAACCAATTATCAGGTTCCGAGGAACATTCATGTGGACGTGGTCCGGGCCATTACTACGGATGCCGACGGCTCGGTCTGGGTGGGGACTTCGGGCCATGGATTGATGCAGTATTTCCCCGGGGCAAACAGCTGGGCGAAGTATTCCACGGAAGACCCGCCCGGTACCCGCCTGACTTCCGACCGGATCATGAGCCTGTATGCAGATGTGTCCAGCGGAGATCTGTGGATCGGGACCCAGGGGGGCGGGTTGAATATCCTGGGGCCGGACGGGTCGGTGCAAACCTATGGCGGGTCTCGCCCGGATACCGGGTACCCGGTGACCATTTGGAGTATTTTTAAAGACAGCCAGGCCAGGGTTTGGTTGGGGACCCGGGAAAATGGGCTCGTCCAGTTCGGAAAGGAAACCGGGCCCGTACGGATTTTTGACAGCAGTCCCGGCCGGCAGGGCCCTCGCGTCAGCGACAATATCCGTGTAATCGAGGAGGACCTCGACGGCAACCTCTGGCTGGGCACGGATTCCGAAGGGCTCATCCGCCTGCATCCGGATACGGGGGAAATTAAGGTCTTCCGGGAAGGGTCCGGGCCGAACACCCTCTCCAACGACATGATCAAATCGCTCTATTTTTCACGGGAGGACGGGGTACTTTGGATCGGCACCTACGGGGGAGGCCTCAATGCACTGGATACCCGACAGGAAAAATTTTATCACTATTCCACGGAAGATGGCCTGGCCAATAATGTGATCTATGCCATCCTACCGGATGCGCAAAACAACCTGTGGCTGAGTTCCAACCGGGGGATCACCCGGTTCAGCCCGGGCAATTCGCCGGGCGAAAAACCGACAATCACCAATTATACCAATTACGAAGGCCTGGCGACGGAATTCAATACGGGCGCATACCACATCGATCGGCGCGGCAACCTGTATTTCGGGGGGCTCGAGGGACTGTATTGGTTTAAGCCTTCGGAGATACAGGAGAATACCCGGTTGCCCAAAACGGCTATTACGGGAATGCAGGTAGCCAATGAACCCTATCCCATGGCGCCGGATACGAGGTTCCGGCACTTTCAGAACACGCTTACATTTACGTTTTCGAGCCTGCAGTACGCGCTGCCGGAGAAAAACCAATACCAGTACCGGTTGGTGAACTACGACCAGGAATGGATCCAGGCGGGCAACAACAACTTTGCGAGATACTCCTTCCTGCCTCCGGGGGATTACGAATTCCAGGTGAAGTCCAGCAACTACGACGGGGTGTGGAACCCAAAGCCCGCGCGATTTGCCTTTTCGATTGCCCCGCCCTGGTACCTGACCCCTTTGGCCAAAGCCATTTACCTGATCCTGTTCCTCTCGGGGGTATTCGCCATTTACTGGTATTTGAAATGGAGGTTGCGCATGAAGCTAAACCTGCAATTACAGGAAGAAGAAGCCCTTAGGCTCCAGCGGCTCAATGAATTCAAATCAAAACTCTATACGGACATCTCCCATGAGTTCCGGACGCCGCTGACCCTGATATCGGGCCCGGTGGATGCCAAACTGGGGGCCGGGGGTCTTTCGGATGCAGACCACGCCAACTTCTCGATGATCAAGCGGAATACGAATCGGCTGATGGCCCTGGTGGACCAGATGCTGCACCTGGCCAAGCTCGAAAAAGGCAAATTGAAATTAAAAGTAACCCCGGGCGATCTGGAAGGGTTCCTGGGGGTGCTGGCTTCTTCGTTCCGGTACCGTTGTGAACAAAAGGACATTTCCTACCAGGTGCATATCGGCCCGATGCCGGGTGCGTGGTTCGATGAGGATATCGTGGAGAAGATCGTAACCAACCTGCTTTCCAATGCGGTAAAGTATTGCTCCACCGGCGGGGAAGTGCGGTTCCGGGCGGAAGGGCAAGGGGACACGGTGTGTTTGCGGGTAGAGAATTCGGTGGAGGACTTTGCGGAAGGGGACCTGGGCAAGTTGTTCAACAGATTTTATCAACAGGATGAATATTCCGAAGGCATAGGTGTGGGCCTTTCGCTGGTGAAGCAGCTCGTAGCCCTTTACCAGGGCGAAGTGGATGTCCGGTTGGAAGAAGCCTCCGACTTGATAGCGTTTCAGGTGACCCTTCCCATGGCGCGGGATCTTTTTCCAGACGCACAAATAGTGGATGCCAACACAACGGAAGAGCATCCAGCGCCGGATGCGATTTCAAGTACCATCGACCTGGCGTCCGACAAAGGGGGGGCGGACGAGGCCAAAAGCGACCTGCCCTTGATCCTGGTGGTGGAAGACCATCGCGAAGTGCGCCAGTTCCTGGCATCCGTATGGAAAGGCAAGTACCAGGTACTTGAAGCCGAAAATGGTGCGGAAGGAGTCGAAAAAGCCCTTGAAATTGTCCCGGACCTGATTATTTCCGATGTGCGGATGCCGGTGCGCGACGGCATTGAGCTCTGTAATACGCTCAAAACGGACCAGCGCACCAGCCATATCCCCATCATCCTGTTAACCGCCGGCTCGGGCGAGGAGCACGAGTTGAAGGGGCTGCAATCCGGGGCAGACGACTTCGTCACCAAGCCCTTCAAACTCCGGCTGCTGGAAAGGCGCGTGCAGAATTTGATCGATACCCGACGGGCCCTGCGCAGCAGGTACAGCCAGGAGTTGGTGCTCAAGGCCAAGGATATT
This genomic window from Robiginitalea biformata HTCC2501 contains:
- a CDS encoding M14 family metallopeptidase — encoded protein: MKTHLIPLIFGISLLCACKNTQSGASSGYQGQGPNPVVSTKTKPVQKQWRGTWAFQDSTVFFSNQFDGARLNGVAHDGQDHYTLWITAENTPINPSPWYGFQVWSTTPREIQLQFTYDGSRSRYYPKISRDGINFKTLDSTRFKLINPGEGEFGIRAAPEQIEITLQVDEEPTWVTAQELYTSARVQQWVDTLSQKPFVSNYEIGKSREGRPMKLMEVNEGDARKALMIISRQHPPEVTGFLAMKSFMETLAGDSEQARAFRREFTVFNVPLMNPDGVDNGHWRHNLGGIDLNRDWQEFNQPETRAVRDFLQRKSREGYEFVFGADFHSTWDDIYYPLDTLVTGQKGRIVFDWIQSISNRLPQKQTNISASDQLTPTMVSRNHFYAAHGMPAIVFELGDNTPRDFLKEKGKVAAEELMRLLMK
- a CDS encoding Kelch repeat-containing protein; this translates as MDAIRFSTTTVGSGIIRYRGHLLVAATIWILSGCQDGEKTQSGSGEISQNIASETIDARKWQYVESEDGSQPVARHEAAFVNVGSKFYLLGGRGIRPVSIYDTQSGTWSKGPEPPIELHHFQPVVVEDRIYILGALTGGWPEETPVGHIYTYDTATNTWQQGDAIPEARRRGSTGNVLSGSKIYMLCGIKNGHIGDHKDWADSYDLETGSWEVLSDAPRTRDHFQAVLADGLIYAVAGRNTGSSETPFGGTIGPVDAYHIATDTWTTLPNPIPTERAGTAATFCNGQILIAGGESPVQEKAHSEVEALDPKTGTWQAWPPLNEGRHGTGLVSFDDSLYIASGCGNRGGSPELTTMERLEN
- a CDS encoding two-component regulator propeller domain-containing protein; translation: MVQNYIRLITCCSLFFLAAVVCGQDQISFGELTITDGLSQNCGISIAQDSTGYLWIATQDGLNKYDGNEFTVYPFIFDDITRPGYSHLGKVYVDRDNNIWSIPSSRIPHRLDVASGHFVPVPVTQHASVIYQDRQGAYWVGTYSDGLLHVPPDGDFANVRQVIDVRETIYALAESDSELLAATDNGILAIDSQNRSARDTLRETLVDGPVQASFSTIAIDREGRQWFGTYGRGLYFRNEGETFLSDTAELPLSLPLPADLNILSLFVDSQNRLWIGTYGKGLYLIELDSYRTRHFMADKYDPKALHYNDILSIYEDYTGTIWFGTDGAGLSFYDEYLEKFNSITNYQVPRNIHVDVVRAITTDADGSVWVGTSGHGLMQYFPGANSWAKYSTEDPPGTRLTSDRIMSLYADVSSGDLWIGTQGGGLNILGPDGSVQTYGGSRPDTGYPVTIWSIFKDSQARVWLGTRENGLVQFGKETGPVRIFDSSPGRQGPRVSDNIRVIEEDLDGNLWLGTDSEGLIRLHPDTGEIKVFREGSGPNTLSNDMIKSLYFSREDGVLWIGTYGGGLNALDTRQEKFYHYSTEDGLANNVIYAILPDAQNNLWLSSNRGITRFSPGNSPGEKPTITNYTNYEGLATEFNTGAYHIDRRGNLYFGGLEGLYWFKPSEIQENTRLPKTAITGMQVANEPYPMAPDTRFRHFQNTLTFTFSSLQYALPEKNQYQYRLVNYDQEWIQAGNNNFARYSFLPPGDYEFQVKSSNYDGVWNPKPARFAFSIAPPWYLTPLAKAIYLILFLSGVFAIYWYLKWRLRMKLNLQLQEEEALRLQRLNEFKSKLYTDISHEFRTPLTLISGPVDAKLGAGGLSDADHANFSMIKRNTNRLMALVDQMLHLAKLEKGKLKLKVTPGDLEGFLGVLASSFRYRCEQKDISYQVHIGPMPGAWFDEDIVEKIVTNLLSNAVKYCSTGGEVRFRAEGQGDTVCLRVENSVEDFAEGDLGKLFNRFYQQDEYSEGIGVGLSLVKQLVALYQGEVDVRLEEASDLIAFQVTLPMARDLFPDAQIVDANTTEEHPAPDAISSTIDLASDKGGADEAKSDLPLILVVEDHREVRQFLASVWKGKYQVLEAENGAEGVEKALEIVPDLIISDVRMPVRDGIELCNTLKTDQRTSHIPIILLTAGSGEEHELKGLQSGADDFVTKPFKLRLLERRVQNLIDTRRALRSRYSQELVLKAKDIAITPTDEVFLEKVQQVMDDQLSDAGFNAGKFASAVGMSRMQLHRKLTAITGLSTTEFIRSQRLKQAIRILKNSDATVNEVAYTVGFNTPSYFIKCFKETYGKTPVEYSRAAD